A portion of the Streptococcus urinalis 2285-97 genome contains these proteins:
- a CDS encoding dihydrodipicolinate synthase family protein: MRDLRKYQGVIPAFYACYDKNGEISQEGVKKLVQYFIDKGVQGIYVNGSSGECIYQSVEDRKLIIEAVMEVAKGKLTVINHVACNNTKDSMVLARHSEALGVDAIAAIPPIYFKLPDYAIEKYWNDISSAAPNTDFIIYNIPQLAGVALTPKLYEKMRQNPRVIGVKNSSMPVQDIQQFVADGGDDYIVFNGPYEQFLGGRMMGAKAGIGGTYAVMPDLFLTLNQMIADKKLDKARELQYAIDSIIYKMVSGRANMYAIAKEILKMNESLDLGSVRLPLEPLHDSNDHKIAKEAVQMINKARKDFLS, translated from the coding sequence ATGAGAGATTTAAGAAAATATCAAGGCGTGATTCCAGCTTTCTATGCTTGTTATGATAAGAATGGCGAAATTAGTCAAGAAGGTGTTAAAAAACTGGTACAGTATTTTATCGATAAAGGTGTTCAAGGCATTTATGTTAATGGTTCTTCTGGAGAATGTATCTACCAAAGTGTTGAAGATCGTAAGTTGATTATAGAAGCTGTTATGGAGGTTGCAAAAGGGAAATTAACAGTTATCAATCACGTTGCTTGCAATAATACAAAAGACAGTATGGTTTTAGCCAGACATTCAGAAGCATTGGGAGTGGATGCTATTGCAGCAATTCCTCCAATATATTTCAAATTACCTGATTATGCCATTGAGAAATATTGGAATGATATCAGCAGTGCCGCTCCAAACACTGATTTTATTATCTATAACATTCCACAGTTAGCAGGTGTTGCATTAACACCAAAACTTTATGAAAAAATGCGCCAAAATCCACGAGTTATTGGTGTTAAAAATTCCTCTATGCCTGTTCAAGATATTCAACAATTTGTTGCGGACGGTGGAGATGACTATATTGTCTTTAATGGACCATATGAACAGTTCCTTGGTGGACGTATGATGGGTGCAAAAGCAGGTATTGGAGGTACTTATGCGGTAATGCCTGATTTATTTTTAACTTTAAATCAAATGATTGCTGATAAGAAATTAGACAAGGCTAGAGAGTTACAGTATGCGATTGATTCAATTATTTATAAAATGGTTTCAGGTCGTGCCAATATGTATGCAATTGCAAAAGAAATCCTAAAAATGAATGAGTCATTAGACTTAGGATCGGTTCGTTTACCATTAGAACCATTACATGATTCTAATGATCACAAAATTGCTAAAGAAGCCGTTCAGATGATTAATAAAGCTAGAAAAGACTTTTTATCATAA
- a CDS encoding sodium:solute symporter yields MSDSGFTLIDLAIIIVYLIAVLAVGLILSKKEMQGKEFFKGDGSIPWYVTAFSIFATLLSPISFMALAGNSYAGTWLMFFAQLGMVIAIPLAIRFFLPIYAYLDIDSAYHYLELRFNSRKLRALSAIFFIIYQVGRMSIIMYLPSVALSILTGIDVNTLIIVMGIIAIIYSYTGGIKSVLWTDFIQGLVLFIGVIIALLFLIHDLDGGLTAISDQLIHHGKFLAADQPLFNPNLLQSSVFLLIVGAGVNTLSSYMSSQDIVQRFTTTQDIKKLNKMMFTNGFLSIFISIFFYLIGTGLYVLYTIQSPSSTVQSLPQDQVFMYYISAGLPVGITGIMIAAIYAAAQSTLSTGLNSVATSWTLDIQDAISKDLTDKQRTKMAQYISLGVGIFSIVVSIIMAHSNIKSAYEWFNGFMGLVLGVLGGIFILAAFFKRSNKYGAWAALVTSSIVMIAIKYGVSAEAVNFWSYGIISVIVSVISGLLVSYLTPKTETPFGTTIYDIKAIKSDQSWKVRN; encoded by the coding sequence ATGTCGGATTCAGGATTTACACTCATTGATTTAGCGATTATTATTGTCTACTTAATTGCTGTTTTAGCAGTTGGGTTAATTTTGTCAAAGAAAGAAATGCAAGGAAAAGAATTCTTTAAAGGGGATGGTTCTATACCTTGGTATGTTACAGCTTTTTCTATCTTTGCAACTTTATTAAGTCCCATATCATTCATGGCATTAGCAGGAAATTCTTATGCAGGGACATGGTTAATGTTTTTTGCTCAATTGGGGATGGTGATTGCCATTCCTTTGGCAATTCGTTTTTTCTTACCAATATATGCCTATCTGGATATTGATTCTGCTTATCATTATCTAGAGTTACGATTTAACTCTAGAAAGTTACGTGCCTTATCAGCGATATTCTTTATCATTTACCAAGTCGGTCGGATGTCTATTATTATGTACCTACCTTCAGTTGCACTGAGTATTTTAACTGGCATTGATGTTAATACGTTAATTATTGTTATGGGAATTATTGCCATTATTTACTCTTACACAGGTGGTATCAAATCAGTGTTATGGACTGACTTTATTCAAGGTCTCGTTTTATTTATTGGTGTGATTATTGCTTTACTCTTTTTAATTCATGATTTAGATGGTGGTTTAACTGCTATCTCAGATCAGCTTATTCACCATGGAAAGTTTTTAGCTGCAGACCAACCATTATTTAACCCAAATTTATTACAAAGTTCAGTTTTTCTATTAATTGTTGGGGCTGGTGTTAATACTTTATCCAGTTACATGTCATCTCAAGATATTGTTCAACGCTTTACCACAACTCAAGATATTAAAAAATTGAATAAAATGATGTTTACAAATGGTTTTTTGTCAATTTTTATCTCAATCTTTTTCTATCTTATTGGAACAGGACTTTATGTACTCTACACTATCCAAAGTCCAAGTTCTACAGTACAGTCACTTCCACAAGATCAGGTCTTTATGTATTATATCTCCGCTGGTTTACCAGTAGGTATAACAGGTATCATGATTGCGGCTATTTATGCAGCAGCTCAATCAACTTTATCAACAGGATTAAATTCTGTAGCTACATCATGGACTTTAGATATTCAAGATGCTATTAGTAAAGACTTGACAGATAAACAAAGAACCAAAATGGCACAATACATCTCCTTGGGTGTTGGCATTTTCTCAATTGTAGTATCAATTATTATGGCACATTCAAATATAAAATCTGCTTATGAATGGTTTAATGGATTTATGGGATTGGTACTTGGTGTTTTAGGAGGAATATTTATTTTAGCAGCTTTCTTTAAACGATCAAATAAATATGGAGCATGGGCTGCATTAGTGACATCAAGTATTGTCATGATTGCTATTAAATATGGTGTCTCAGCAGAGGCTGTTAATTTCTGGTCATATGGCATTATTTCAGTTATTGTTTCTGTTATCTCAGGTTTATTAGTGTCTTATTTAACTCCAAAAACAGAAACACCATTTGGAACAACTATTTATGATATTAAAGCTATAAAATCCGATCAATCATGGAAAGTGAGAAATTAA
- a CDS encoding YhcH/YjgK/YiaL family protein, which translates to MEFYQSSQFVKNHPLLQKITEVLETLDFDKLEKGMHQFNDQLYYNVIQYQSTKEENRVWESHRKEYDVHYIISGEERIYHNFLDQMTLADYDDKNDWQQMSGQKGSEIVLRQGNLLLLDANDAHMTGLMVNEEMTVKKIVFKLTMSLKKG; encoded by the coding sequence ATGGAATTTTATCAAAGTAGTCAATTTGTGAAAAATCATCCTTTACTTCAAAAGATTACAGAAGTTCTTGAAACTTTAGACTTTGACAAACTTGAAAAAGGGATGCATCAATTTAATGACCAACTTTATTATAATGTCATTCAATACCAGTCAACTAAAGAAGAAAACAGAGTTTGGGAAAGTCACCGTAAAGAATATGATGTGCACTACATTATATCTGGTGAAGAAAGAATTTATCATAACTTTCTAGATCAAATGACACTGGCAGATTATGATGACAAGAATGACTGGCAACAAATGTCTGGTCAAAAGGGTAGTGAGATTGTATTGAGGCAAGGTAATCTCCTCTTGCTAGATGCAAATGATGCTCATATGACAGGATTAATGGTAAATGAAGAAATGACAGTCAAAAAAATTGTCTTTAAATTGACAATGTCATTAAAGAAAGGATAA
- a CDS encoding ROK family protein, with translation MIIGIDIGGTSIKAELFDANGQSQSKLKEIKTPIDYHKQTNDILNAVKQLVQSFLKEETQIEGIAISSAGVIDSEKGKVVYSGPTIPNYKGTNLKDEIEKTFKIKCEVENDVNCAALGEMWKGAGRTSHSFICITVGTGIGGAIILNQTLWRGFQHCAGEVGYIPVSDKTWQDLASTSSLVSDYEQLTKKNNSNGKLIFAAYEAGEESAQKVIKQLVDNLTKGLLPLLYIINPEAIIFGGGIFERKEILLPLIEEALASQLQDNFFKPDHIFGAELGNKAGRLGAVYHFISKNAFN, from the coding sequence ATGATTATTGGTATTGATATAGGAGGTACAAGCATCAAAGCAGAACTCTTTGATGCTAATGGTCAATCGCAAAGTAAACTAAAAGAAATCAAAACCCCAATTGATTATCATAAACAAACAAATGATATTCTTAATGCGGTGAAGCAATTGGTCCAATCATTTCTCAAAGAGGAAACTCAAATTGAAGGAATTGCTATTTCAAGTGCTGGTGTTATTGATTCTGAAAAAGGTAAAGTCGTTTATTCTGGCCCGACAATACCTAACTATAAGGGAACAAATTTAAAAGACGAAATTGAAAAAACGTTTAAAATAAAATGCGAAGTAGAAAATGATGTCAACTGTGCTGCTCTAGGAGAAATGTGGAAAGGTGCTGGGAGGACGAGTCATAGTTTCATTTGCATAACAGTTGGTACTGGAATTGGTGGAGCTATTATTTTAAATCAAACATTATGGAGAGGATTTCAACATTGTGCAGGTGAAGTCGGCTATATTCCAGTAAGTGATAAAACTTGGCAAGATCTAGCATCGACAAGTAGTTTAGTCAGTGATTATGAACAATTGACTAAGAAAAACAATTCTAATGGGAAACTCATTTTTGCTGCCTATGAGGCTGGAGAAGAGAGTGCGCAAAAAGTGATCAAGCAATTAGTGGATAATCTAACAAAAGGATTATTACCGCTTTTATACATTATAAATCCAGAAGCTATTATTTTTGGCGGTGGTATTTTTGAAAGAAAAGAAATTTTACTACCATTAATCGAAGAAGCATTAGCCTCTCAATTACAAGACAATTTCTTTAAACCTGACCATATTTTTGGGGCAGAATTAGGAAATAAGGCAGGAAGACTAGGCGCTGTTTATCATTTCATTAGTAAAAATGCATTTAACTGA